The genomic region TGATCGGAGGGTCGCCGACCGCGGGCAGGATCTGGACGGGCTTGCCAAAGGACTGTTCCACCACGCTCATGGTCATGCCACGGTCGGGCAGCGCGGAGACGGTGGTGTCAGCCGGTGCGCCCTGTACAGCAGCCGTCGCGAGCAGCAGTGCCGCGGCAGGGATCAGGCGTGTGAGATAGGGTGATAATTTCATGCGCAACACTCCCGGTTCGTGACGGGCCTGTAGGGAAGCGGCGGCGGAAGTAAAGTCTTTAAGACGACGGGACGGAGAAAAGACGCCCGTCACAAAACCCGCCCTGATCAGGGCGAATCCGAGAATTTCACGCAGTTGCGCCCACCCGCCTTGGCGGCGTAGAGCGCGGTATCGGCCTTCTCGAACAGGCCCTCGCTGTTGTCGCCCTTGCTGAAACAGGCTACGCCGAGGCTGATCGTGACGGCGATCCTGTGGTCACAGTAGTGGAGTTCACTGGCCTCTATCGCGCCGCGGATGCGTTCGGCGAGCAGCATCGCGCCCTGTTTACCGGTATTGCTCAGCAGGATGAGGAATTCCTCGCCGCCGGAGCGGAACAGGACGTCGGTGCGGCGCGTGCAGTCGGTGAGCGTCTCGGCGACGGCCTTGAGGACGTAATCACCCGCGAGGTGCCCGTAGGTGTCGTTGATCAGCTTGAAATGATCGATGTCCGCCGCGATCAGCGACAGCGAGTTGCCGTGCCGGCGCGCGAGTTCGGTCTCGCGGATGAGCGCGCTGTTCATCGCGGCACGGTTGTTGACGCCGGTGAGCGGATCTGTGAGCGCCGCCGTGAGTGCGTGCCGGTACATGATGGCGTTGCGCAGGGGATACACCAGGCAGCAGAGCAGGTGCTCGATCAGGTGGGTCTCGTTGACCGTGAACTTCTTGCGCCGCGTCAGGACCAGCTGGCCGAGCGACTGTGCCGCCACCACCAGCTGATAGGAACAGGAATGCTTCTCGGACTTGCCGTGAGATACCGCGATCTGCAGCGGTTTGTATTCGAAGCTGATGCTGTTATGGGGAACGAGACCGTGGATCTGCTGGGAAAAGACTTCGATCAGCTGGTCGATATCGAGCGTCGTCTGCAGCATGCCGGCGATCTGCAGCGCCTTGGCGGTCCCTTCGGGCAGGCCCGCATCGGTCTCGATGGCACTGGACATCAGGGCCAGGTTACCCAGCTCGTAGACCGGTTCGCTGCTGTCCTTTTTCCTTTGTTGCGGCATCGATGAGTCTCCCTCCCTTCTCATCGCAGGTATCCAATGCGTAACATAGCAACATCCGTGCCAGCGTCTATCGGAACGGAATCTTTCTTGGATTTTAGAAAGTTAGGGAATGTGTTTGATATTCTTAGCACACTCCTCCGATGAAGAAAATAGGCGGCGACGGGCATGGCTCGCCAACAAACCGGCGGCGGGCGCAGCCTCTCCTGACGTCCTCATGCAGCAGATGCAATTAATCCACTGAATGAATTCTGACTTTTCTCCCGGTCATCCCTGC from Gammaproteobacteria bacterium harbors:
- a CDS encoding GGDEF domain-containing protein yields the protein MPQQRKKDSSEPVYELGNLALMSSAIETDAGLPEGTAKALQIAGMLQTTLDIDQLIEVFSQQIHGLVPHNSISFEYKPLQIAVSHGKSEKHSCSYQLVVAAQSLGQLVLTRRKKFTVNETHLIEHLLCCLVYPLRNAIMYRHALTAALTDPLTGVNNRAAMNSALIRETELARRHGNSLSLIAADIDHFKLINDTYGHLAGDYVLKAVAETLTDCTRRTDVLFRSGGEEFLILLSNTGKQGAMLLAERIRGAIEASELHYCDHRIAVTISLGVACFSKGDNSEGLFEKADTALYAAKAGGRNCVKFSDSP